DNA sequence from the Streptomyces tsukubensis genome:
TCGCGCTGAGCTCCCCGGAGGGGGAAGCGCTGCTGGAGGCCCCGGCCCGGGCTCTGGAATCCTTCCTGAAGCGGACCGACGCGGCGGTGCCACCGGGCACCGAGCATCGCCACTTCGACCTCGACACGGAGCTGTCGCACATCCTGGCCGAAAGCTGAGGCAGCCCGAGAGCCGCCCGGCGCCGTCCTACTCGGGGAGACGGCGCCGTGCGCACCCCCGTATACCGCTCGCACCGGTGCCGTCATCGCGTTCCCTCGCGATGACGGCACCGGTGTTTCAGGGGGCGAGCCGCTAGAGTCGGCGGGATTCGGCGGGCACCGGCCCGCGGCCGGCCATGGAGTGCATCGTGCTGATCCCTCACGACACCAGATTCGCCCTCGACATGGTGGTCGGCCTCGTGAACACGGCGCCGCAGGACGGACAGGACCAGAGCGACGGACTGCAGGACGTGGCCGCCCTGGACACATTCGTCGGGGCCCATTCCATCAGCGATGTCGGTGAGCTGGGGGTACGGGATCTGGAGGCGGTCCGGCAGGTGCGGGACCGGTTCGCCGAGATCTTCGCCGCCTCGGACCGCCGGCGGGCAGCGGAGCTGGTCAACGAGCTGGTCGCGGCCGCGGGAACCACCCCGCAGCTCACCGACCACGACGGCTACGACTGGCATGTGCACTACTTCGCGCCGGGCGCCTCGGTCGGTGATCACCTCGCCGCCGACGGCGGGATGGCGCTGGCGTTCATCGTCGTCGCGGGCGAGCAGGAGCGGCTGCGCCGCTGCGAGGCACCGGACTGCGGACGGGCCTTCGTCGATCTCTCCCGCAACCGCTCCCGCCGCTACTGCGACAGCCGCACCTGCGGGAACCGGCTCCATGTGGCCGCCTACCGCGCGCGCCGCAAGGAGGCGGCGAGCTGAGCCGTACCGGACATCCTGCGGTCTCCGGGCGCCCACTGCCGGTCCTCGCCCGCGGGGGTACGGCGCTCACAACAGGAACAGATCGTGGACGGCGGCCATGAGGAGCAGCACGCCGATCACCGTCAGAAAGATCATCAGCGGTGGCTGGGAGAGCGCGAAGAGGCAGCCCCGGGGCTCCTGCGGCTGCTGCGGCTCTGGTGTGGGTACCGGGTTCGCGCCCCGGGAGGTATCGAGCATCTCGGGGTGATGATGACGCAGAGCACGGCCCCGTGATCACCCAATACCCATATGAGGGGCGGGAGTTCGTCACATCCCGCCGGTCGTCTCACCCACTGAGAAGTTCCGACCGGGCAGTACAGAAAACCGGCGGGACACCCCGGAGCCCGGCCCCGGGGTGTCCCGCTCAGATGCCGTGCTCAGATGCCGTGCTTCTTCAGGATCGCCTCGATATCGCTGAAGTCGTCCCCCGCGCCGGCGGCCGCCTGCTTCCGCCCCTTGGGCTGCGGCTGCGGCGTGGCCGCCGGGCGGGCGGGCTCGGCCGTCCGGCCGCCGCCCAGCGAGGGCGCCGACGCGGTGGGGGCCACGGCGTCGCGGCGGGCCGCCGCCTTCGCGGCCCGGCGCTCCTTGCGCCCGGGGATGCCCTTGCGCTTCTCCACGGCCCGGATCCCCAGGAACATCGCCCAGGCGCCGCCGAGCAGCCCGAATCCGAGCCACGCCGTCGGACTGAAGGCGGTGTCGACCGCCCAGCCCACGGCACCGGTGAGCACCAGGCCCAGGGGGATCAGGGAGTACGCGGCGATCCTGGCGGCGGCCAGGTACCGCTTGCGGTACGCCGTGACCGCGGCGATGCCCAGGCCCGCTGCGGACACCGCGGAACATACGGTCTCGGCAATCATCCGGCTCCTCCTGCAGGTGCGGTGTTTCGGTGGGCGCAGTGCGGTACGTCCCCATCCATCCTGCACCGCCGAGGGGTCCGGGTGCCACGGGGGTGGTGCCCTCTCAGGGGGATCTAAGGGCTGCGTTCATCCCGAGGTGCCGGTCCCGGCGCCGGTCCGGGCGGGCCGGGCTGGGAGAATCGCCGTATGAACGACTCCACTCCGTCCCCCGGGTCCGCGCCCTCCGCCGTCGTTCTCGACGTCTGGTGCGAACTCCAGTGCCCCGACTGCCGGACCGCCCTCGCCGATCTGCAGGCCCTCCGCGAACACTACGGCGACAGGCTGGAGATCCGGACCCGGCACTTCCCGCTGGAGAAGCACAAGTACGCCTTCGCCGCGGCCCAGGCCGCCGAGGAGGCCGCGGCCCAGGGCGCGGAGCGGCGCTATACGGAGGCCGTGCTCGACGGGGTGGCGGAGCTGGAGCGGCGGGGCGAGGACTTCCTGGTGGCGACGGCCCGTGAACTGGGTCTCGACGCCGACGAGTTCGAGATCGCCCTGATCGACGGCCGGCACATCCTCACCGTCGACGCCGATCACGCGGAGGGCAAGGCGATCGGCGTCACCGGCACTCCCACGTATGTCATCGGCGGCGAGCGCCTCGACGGCGGCAAGAGCCAGGAGGGCCTGCGGGCCCGTATCGAGGAGATCGCCGACCGGCTGCTGGCCGGGGAAGCGTCCGCGTAGCACCGCAATCGCGAACGGAGGCTTCCGGCCGCGGCGGGCGGACCGCCGGGCCGGATCCGTACCGTCACAGCAGGGGCTTCCGCCAGTGGACCAGGGTCGTGCGGTAGCCGAGGGCGGAGGCCAGCCGCAGGGCGGCGGCATCGTCCGCGGGGACGGACAGCGCGAGCCGCCGGGCCCCGGCCGCCAGGGCCGAGCCCTCGGCATGGCGGATCAGGGCCCGCCCGTACCCCCGACCGCGCCGTGGCCCGCTGATGCCCGCCGTCGCGAGCCGCATGCTCTCCCCGTCCGCGATCAGCTCGTACCGGCCGGCTTCCGTATCCCCGTCGAGCAGGACGTATCCGTCGTTCGGGCCTTCCGGCCGGGCCGTGAGGCCCGGCGGCAGGGCGGGCGGGGGCACGGCGAGGATCTTCTCCAGAGCCCGGCCGGTGGGGGCGTAGCCGAGGGCGACCACCAGTCTGGTGGCCGCCCGGGCCGCGGGGGCCACGGACACCCTGATCTCGTCGCAGCCCCAGGCCCGCAGCACCTCCTCGGCGGCGAGCGCGGCCACCGTCGCCCTCCCCCGGTGCCGCTCGGCCG
Encoded proteins:
- a CDS encoding CGNR zinc finger domain-containing protein encodes the protein MLIPHDTRFALDMVVGLVNTAPQDGQDQSDGLQDVAALDTFVGAHSISDVGELGVRDLEAVRQVRDRFAEIFAASDRRRAAELVNELVAAAGTTPQLTDHDGYDWHVHYFAPGASVGDHLAADGGMALAFIVVAGEQERLRRCEAPDCGRAFVDLSRNRSRRYCDSRTCGNRLHVAAYRARRKEAAS
- a CDS encoding DsbA family protein, whose product is MNDSTPSPGSAPSAVVLDVWCELQCPDCRTALADLQALREHYGDRLEIRTRHFPLEKHKYAFAAAQAAEEAAAQGAERRYTEAVLDGVAELERRGEDFLVATARELGLDADEFEIALIDGRHILTVDADHAEGKAIGVTGTPTYVIGGERLDGGKSQEGLRARIEEIADRLLAGEASA
- a CDS encoding GNAT family N-acetyltransferase — translated: MTTTLRPAGPPRNETGNASSRGYDICVNGRRVGGLEIAAGTPPGHRTGTLRSLFVEPAERHRGRATVAALAAEEVLRAWGCDEIRVSVAPAARAATRLVVALGYAPTGRALEKILAVPPPALPPGLTARPEGPNDGYVLLDGDTEAGRYELIADGESMRLATAGISGPRRGRGYGRALIRHAEGSALAAGARRLALSVPADDAAALRLASALGYRTTLVHWRKPLL